The proteins below come from a single Chelmon rostratus isolate fCheRos1 chromosome 10, fCheRos1.pri, whole genome shotgun sequence genomic window:
- the LOC121612281 gene encoding keratin, type II cytoskeletal cochleal-like: protein MQTRSVSVKTVRSSGGGSGGGFSNSSGFSSSGGFRSVGGGGGGMRSFSSRSAVPLSRHSIATSSTGMFKSGGGYGYGSGVGFGGGGGFGAGGGFGGGVGSASFMSVGGGAYGAGGGGGMFVPPITNVQVNQNLLAPLNLEIDPNIQHVRTQEKEQIKTLNNRFASFIDKVRFLEQQNKMLETKWSLLQDQTTTRSNIDAMFEAYIANLRRQLDGLGNEKVKLEGELRNMQTLVEDFKNKYEDEINKRASVENEFVLLKKDVDAAYMNKVELEARVDALQDEINFLRAVYEAELRELQGQIKDTSVIVEMDNSRNLDMDAIVAEVRAQYEDIANRSRAEAETWYQQKYQEMQTSAGQAGEDLRNTKSEIAELNRMISRLQNEIEAVKGQRANLEAQIAEAEERGELAVKDAKARIRDLEEALQRAKQDMARQVREYQELMNVKLALDIEIATYKKLLEGEESRIASGGAAATVHIQTSSAGVGGGIGGGIGLGIGGGIGGGGGGVGLGSYGGSYGGSYGSSYGGGVSSGGLKSSSGSIQMSSSSSIRRY from the exons ATGCAGACCAGATCTGTGTCCGTCAAAACCGTCAGGTCCAGCGGTGGAGGCAGTGGTGGCGGTTTCAGCAATAGCAGCGgtttcagcagcagtggtggtttCAGAAGTGttggaggcggaggaggaggaatgagaTCATTTTCCTCAAGATCTGCCGTGCCGCTTTCAAGGCACTCAATTGCAACATCCAGCACTGGAATGTTTAAGTCTGGTGGTGGCTATGGTTATGGTTCTGGCGTTGGTTTTGGTGGCGGAGGTGGTTTTGGTGCCGGAGGTGGTTTTGGTGGCGGTGTTGGTTCTGCCAGTTTTATGTCTGTGGGTGGTGGAGCTTAcggtgctggtggtggtggcggaATGTTCGTGCCTCCGATCACAAACGTCCAAGTCAACCAGAACCTGCTGGCCCCCCTGAACCTTGAAATTGACCCCAACATCCAGCATGTCCGTACCCAAGAGAAAGAGCAGATCAAGACTCTCAACAACCGCTTCGCCAGCTTCATCGACAAG GTTCGCTTCCtggagcagcagaacaaaaTGCTGGAGACCAAATGGAGTCTGCTGCAGGACCAGACCACCACCCGCTCCAACATCGACGCCATGTTCGAGGCCTACATCGCCAACCTGCGCAGACAGCTGGACGGTCTTGGCAATGAGAAGGTCAAGCTGGAGGGAGAGCTGAGGAACATGCAGACGCTGGTTGAAGACTTCAAGAACAA ATATGAAGATGAAATCAACAAGCGCGCCAGTGTGGAGAATGAGTTTGTGCTCCTCAAGAAG GATGTAGATGCCGCCTACATGAACAAGGTCGAGCTGGAGGCCAGGGTTGATGCCCTTCAGGATGAGATCAACTTCCTCAGAGCTGTCTATGAAGCG GAACTGCGTGAGCTCCAGGGACAGATCAAGGACACCTCAGTCATTGTGGAGATGGACAACAGCCGCAATCTGGACATGGACGCCATTGTGGCTGAAGTCAGGGCTCAGTATGAGGACATCGCCAACCGCAGCCGTGCCGAGGCAGAGACATGGTATCAGCAGAAG TACCAGGAGATGCAGACCAGTGCAGGCCAGGCCGGAGAAGACCTTCGCAACACCAAGAGCGAGATTGCTGAGCTCAACCGCATGATTAGCCGCCTCCAGAATGAAATTGAGGCAGTTAAGGGACAG CGTGCCAACCTGGAGGCCCAGATCGCTGAGGCTGAGGAGCGCGGCGAGCTGGCTGTGAAGGACGCCAAGGCCCGCATTAGGGATCTGGAAGAGGCCCTGCAGAGAGCCAAACAGGACATGGCCCGCCAGGTCCGCGAGTACCAGGAGCTCATGAACGTCAAACTGGCTCTGGATATTGAGATCGCCACCTACAAGAAGCTTCTGGAAGGAGAGGAGTCCAG AATTGCCAGCGGTGGTGCAGCTGCAACTGTTCACATACAAACCAGCTCCGCTG GCGTTGGAGGCGGCATTGGAGGCGGCATTGGACTCGGCATTGGAGGTGGCATTGGAGGCGGCGGCGGTGGTGTAGGTCTCGGCAGCTATGGCGGCAGCTATGGCGGCAGCTATGGCAGCAGCTATGGCGGTGGCGTGAGCAGCGGCGGCCTCaaaagcagcagtggcagcattcaaatgagcagcagcagcagcatcaggcGTTACTAA